In the Stigmatella erecta genome, one interval contains:
- a CDS encoding ATP-binding domain-containing protein, producing the protein MNEPTGGLSAQARALIAEEEALLQRVLAAIESARQQAGRERGRSEALARLTGLRDEASSAVESDLPALFQQMDTERAILERQESSQLPSPHTPYFAHLRLRKHGGATHEYLLGRTTFTHAQSGVRIIDWRFAPVGRVFYGYAEGDDYEEWFGERLSEGVVEARRLVVIERGGLTRIRAGALHLERAATGEWHEVGALATSSLAGGAGTAVRAGSLGTGSGQAGRAARFDITAQLDPEQFEALQTGADKPLLVLGSAGSGKTTVALHRLAQVTYALRAASAPSRMKVVVPEEGLARLSRRLLAPLELRNVSVETLDAWAYASACAAFGVKSIALSPDKPALTSKLKRHPALRPALEQRLGKKKLKDPSFKQLRRKLAELLTDRTLLEEVVTSSKEDVPWPAVEDTVRHTMLQIATPLAREYKGYDAEAMQTVDGLAIEDSTPDSLANTVDVEDLPLLLFLKARHGQLGLEPLAHAVIDEAEDFSLFELSVLGRQLGKTRSCTLAGDEMQQTSSNFAGWPAALAELGIQDAATVRLSVSYRCPRPVIELARHVLGPLAPEAAPRLGREGVPVGFHHFPEEAQAWLFVRDALKDLLDREPRASVAVIASTPEAARSFYKVVDDMGAVRLVLDGGFTFEPGVDVTDVESIKGLEFDYVILPDATARAWPQADETRRKLHVAITRTSHQLWVVSSGLRSRLLPGP; encoded by the coding sequence ATGAACGAGCCGACCGGAGGCCTCAGCGCGCAGGCGCGGGCCCTCATCGCCGAGGAGGAAGCGCTGCTGCAACGGGTGCTCGCGGCCATCGAGTCCGCGCGCCAGCAGGCCGGCCGGGAGCGGGGCCGGAGCGAGGCGCTGGCGCGGCTCACGGGCCTGCGCGACGAGGCCAGCTCCGCGGTGGAGAGCGACTTGCCCGCGCTGTTCCAGCAGATGGACACCGAGCGGGCCATCCTGGAGCGCCAGGAGTCCTCGCAGCTGCCCTCGCCCCACACCCCGTACTTCGCGCACCTGCGGCTGCGCAAGCACGGAGGGGCCACCCACGAGTACCTCCTGGGGCGCACCACCTTCACGCACGCGCAGAGCGGCGTGCGCATCATCGACTGGCGCTTCGCCCCCGTGGGGCGCGTCTTCTACGGCTACGCGGAGGGCGACGACTACGAGGAGTGGTTCGGCGAGCGGCTGTCCGAGGGCGTGGTGGAGGCCCGCAGGCTCGTCGTCATCGAGCGCGGGGGGCTCACCCGCATCCGCGCGGGCGCGCTGCACCTGGAGCGCGCGGCCACCGGCGAATGGCACGAGGTGGGCGCGCTGGCCACGTCCTCGCTCGCGGGCGGCGCGGGCACGGCGGTGCGCGCCGGCAGCCTCGGCACGGGCAGCGGCCAGGCGGGGCGCGCGGCCCGGTTCGACATCACCGCGCAGCTCGACCCCGAGCAGTTCGAGGCGCTGCAGACGGGCGCGGACAAGCCCCTGCTGGTGCTGGGCAGCGCCGGCAGCGGCAAGACGACGGTGGCCCTGCACCGGCTGGCGCAGGTGACGTACGCGCTGCGCGCCGCCTCGGCCCCCTCGCGCATGAAGGTGGTGGTGCCCGAGGAGGGGCTGGCGCGGCTGTCCCGGCGTCTGCTCGCGCCGCTGGAGCTGCGCAACGTGTCCGTGGAGACGCTGGATGCGTGGGCCTACGCCTCGGCCTGCGCCGCGTTCGGGGTGAAGTCCATCGCGCTGTCGCCGGACAAGCCCGCCCTCACCTCCAAGCTCAAGCGCCACCCGGCGCTGCGGCCCGCGCTGGAGCAGCGCCTGGGCAAGAAGAAGCTGAAGGACCCCAGCTTCAAGCAGCTGCGCCGCAAGCTCGCGGAGCTGCTCACCGACCGCACCTTGCTCGAGGAAGTCGTCACGTCCTCGAAGGAGGACGTGCCCTGGCCCGCTGTCGAGGACACGGTGCGCCACACCATGCTCCAGATCGCCACGCCGCTCGCCCGGGAGTACAAGGGGTATGACGCCGAGGCGATGCAGACGGTGGACGGGCTGGCCATCGAGGACTCCACGCCGGACTCGCTGGCGAACACCGTGGACGTGGAGGACCTGCCGCTCCTGCTCTTCCTCAAGGCCCGCCACGGGCAGCTCGGGCTGGAGCCGCTGGCCCACGCCGTCATCGACGAGGCGGAGGACTTCTCGCTCTTCGAGCTGTCGGTGCTGGGCCGCCAGCTCGGCAAGACGCGCAGCTGCACGCTCGCGGGCGACGAGATGCAGCAGACTTCCTCCAACTTCGCCGGCTGGCCCGCGGCGCTCGCGGAGCTGGGCATCCAGGACGCGGCCACGGTGCGGCTCTCGGTGTCCTACCGCTGCCCCCGGCCGGTGATTGAGCTGGCGCGGCACGTGCTCGGCCCGCTCGCCCCCGAGGCCGCGCCGCGCCTGGGGCGCGAGGGGGTGCCGGTGGGCTTCCACCACTTCCCGGAGGAGGCCCAGGCGTGGCTGTTCGTGCGGGATGCGCTGAAAGACTTGCTCGACCGCGAGCCCCGGGCCTCCGTGGCCGTCATCGCCAGCACGCCCGAGGCGGCGCGCTCCTTCTATAAGGTGGTGGATGACATGGGCGCGGTGCGGCTCGTGCTGGACGGCGGCTTCACGTTCGAGCCCGGCGTGGACGTGACGGACGTGGAGAGCATCAAGGGGCTGGAGTTCGACTACGTCATCCTCCCGGATGCCACGGCGCGCGCCTGGCCCCAGGCGGACGAGACGCGGCGAAAGCTCCACGTGGCCATCACCCGCACCTCGCACCAGCTCTGGGTCGTTTCCTCGGGGCTCCGCTCCCGCCTGCTGCCCGGCCCGTGA
- a CDS encoding STAS/SEC14 domain-containing protein, producing MYELQIDRGHAIVDFILDGYIRVEEMQRFVAELRGATQSLTGREIKIKADLRTFKPASPEAAQMIREVQEFGLRSGVKRVAELVESQIVALQLNRLARESGTDKILRRFWEEASARQWLIHGDTDDDKP from the coding sequence GTGTACGAACTCCAAATCGACCGGGGGCACGCCATCGTGGACTTCATCCTCGATGGCTACATCCGCGTGGAGGAGATGCAGCGTTTCGTGGCGGAGCTGCGGGGCGCGACGCAGAGCCTCACGGGCCGTGAAATCAAGATCAAGGCGGACCTGCGCACCTTCAAGCCCGCCTCGCCCGAGGCGGCGCAGATGATTCGCGAGGTGCAGGAGTTCGGCCTGCGCTCGGGCGTGAAGCGGGTGGCGGAGCTGGTGGAGAGCCAGATTGTGGCGCTGCAGCTCAACCGCCTGGCGCGCGAGAGCGGCACGGACAAGATTCTGCGCCGCTTCTGGGAAGAGGCCTCCGCGCGCCAGTGGCTCATCCACGGCGACACGGACGACGACAAGCCCTGA